The following is a genomic window from Actinomadura sp. WMMB 499.
GGCACGAGGGGTTCGTCGAGGTCGTGAACACGGGGAGGATCGTCCCGGAGTACGAGGTGGCGAACATCTTCGAGCCGTTCCGGCGGCTGCGGGCCGACCGGGTGGGATCGGCGGACGGCGCGGGCCTCGGGCTGTCGATCGTGCGGGCCGTGGTCGGCGCGCACGGGGGCTCCATCGAGACGGTTCCGCGCCCGGAGGGCGGCCTGTCGATCACCGTGCGGCTGCCCGCACCGTCCCTTCGTTGACGCGGTCCGCATGTCACTTCGTTGACAAAGGGACGCTCGCGGGGTGTGCGTCCGGGGCACATTGCCGGGGACGTCCGTGCGCCAATAATCCGGGCGTGTCCATACATACGAGTCATCCGGCGGAGGACGTGCGGCTGGTGCGGGCGCTGCGCGCCCGGCGTCCCGGAGCGGTCGGCCGCGTCTACGACGTCCACGGTCCCGATCTGATCGAGTACGCCGAGGAGCTGCTCGGCGACCACGACCGGGCGGTCGCGGCCGTCCGGTCGGCGCTGCTGTCGCTGCGGGCGGGAACCGAGGTCCCGCCGCCGGCGGAGTTGCGCGACTGGTTGCGGCGGCTGGTGCGGAACGAGTGTCAAGCCCCTGTCCTGCGGATACGTCTCCAGGTGGTTCTTATCGGCATCGTGCTCGGGGCCGTACTGGCGGCCGGGGTACTGGCGGCGCTGGACGCCCGGGAGCGGGCGGAGCCGCCGGCACCGGCCACCCGGATCAGTAGTTACTGACGAGTAGCATAGGTGCGACCACCGAGCCCAGCACAGGGAGGACGCACCCGTGCCTCGCACCGCACGCGACGTCGTGTTCGTCGACGGCGTACGCACGCCGTTCGGCAAGGCCGGCCCCAAGGGGCTGTACGCGGAGACCCGCGCGGACGACATGGTCGTCCGGGCGATCCGCGAGCTGCTGCGCCGCAACCCGTCCCTCCCGCCGGAGCGGGTGGACGAGGTCGCGATCGCGGCCACCACCCAGACCGGCGACCAGGGCCTGACCATCGGGCGGTCGGCCGCCGTGCTGGCCGGGCTGCCCAAGAGCGTCCCCGGCTACGCGATCGACCGGATGTGCGCGGGCGCGATGACGGCCGTGACGACGTCGGGCGCGGGCATCTCGTTCGGCTCCTACGACGTCGCCATCGCGGGCGGCGTCGAGCACATGGGTCGGCACCCGATGGGCGAGGGCGTCGACCCGAACCCGCGGTTCCTCGCCGACCGGCTCGTCGACCCGTCCGCGCTGGTCATGGGCTCGACCGCGGAGAACCTGCACGACCGGTACCCCGGCATCACCAGGGAGCGCGCGGACGCCTACGCGGTGCGCAGCCAGCGGAAGACCGCCGCGGCGTACGAGGCGGGGAAGATCCAGCCGGACCTGGTCCCGACGGCCGTCCGGTCGGCCGAGCGGGGCTGGGGCCTGGCGACCGCGGACGAGCCGCCGCGGCCCGGCACGACGGTCGACGACCTCGCGAAGCTCAAGACGCCGTTCCGCGTGCACGGCAACGTGACGGCGGGCAACGCGGCCGGGCTGAACGACGGCGCGACCGCGTGCCTGCTGGCCGCCGAGGACGTCGCCCGCGAGCTGGGGCTGACGCCGCGGATGCGGCTGGTCGACTTCTCGTTCGCGGGCGTGGAGCCCGAGGTGATGGGCGTCGGGCCGGTCCCGGCGACCGAGCGGCTGCTCGCGCGCAACGCGATGACCATGGACGACATCGGCCTCATCGAGATCAACGAGGCGTTCGCGGTGCAGGTGCTCGCGTTCCTGGACCACTTCAAGATCGCCGAAGACGACGCGCGGGTGAACCCGTGGGGCGGCGCCATCGCGGTCGGCCACCCGCTGGCGTCCTCGGGCGTCCGGCTGATGAACCAGCTCGCGCGGCTGTTCGGGGAGCGGACGGACGTCCGCTACGGACTGACCACGATGTGCGTGGGCATGGGCATGGGCGGAACGGTCCTCTGGGAGAACACCGGGTGGGAGGGCGCCAAGTGAGCGCGAGCATCAAGGACATCTTCAAGGACGAGGCCGTCACCAGTGCGCGCGTCCGGGACGTGACGCTGCCGTACGGGGCGGGCACCCTCGCGCTGATCACGCTCGACAACGGGCACGACCACACCAAGCCGAACACGTTCGGCCCGAACGGGCTCGCCGAGCTGGACGCGGCCCTCGACGCGGTCGCCGGACGGGACGACATCGCGGCGGTCGGCGTCACCGGCAAGCCGTTCGTCTTCGCGGTCGGCGCCGACCTCAAGGGCGTGCCGCTGATCCGGGACCGCGCGGACGCGCGGGCCATCGGCAAGCTGGGGCACGACGTGTTCCGGCGCCTCGGCGAGCTGGACGTCCCCTCGTTCGCCTACTACAACGGCGCGGCGATGGGCGGCGGCGTCGAGGTCGGCCTGCACTGCACGTACCGGACGATCTCGGCGGGCGTCCCGGCGTTCGCGCTGCCGGAGGCGTTCCTGGGGCTCGTGCCGGGCTGGGGCGGCACGTACCTCCTGCCGAACCTGATCGGCGCGGAGAAGGCCCTCAAGGTCGTGATCGACAACCCGCTCGCGCAGAACCGGATGCTCAAGGCGCGGCAGGCGTTCGAGATGGGCATCGCGGACGCGATCTTCGACTCGGCCGACTTCCTCGAGGAGTCCCTCGCCTGGACGGCCCGCGTGCTGAACGGCGACGTCGTCGTCGAGCGGCCCGCGGTCGACACGGGCAAGGCGTGGGACGACGCGATCGCGGGCGCCCGCTGGAACCTCGACGCCAAGCTGCACGGCGCGGCGCCGTCGTTCACCCGCGCCCTCGACCTGGTCGCGGCCGCCAAGGACCGGACGCGCGACGAGGGCTTCGCCGCCGAGGACGAGGCGCTCGCCGACCTCATCATGAGCGACGAGCTGCGCGCCGGGCTGTACGCGTTCGACCTGACGCAGAAGCGCGCGAAGCGGCCCGCCGGGGCGCCCGGCAAGGACCTGGCCCGCGAGGTGACCAAGGTCGGCGTGGTCGGCGCGGGGCTGATGGCCGCGCAGCTCGCGCTGCTGTTCGCGCGCCGCCTGGAGGTCCCGGTGGTGCTCACCGACCTCGACCGGGAGCGCCTGGACAAGGGCGTCGGGCACGCGCACGCGGAGATCGACAAGCTGCTCGGCAAGGGCCGCGTCTCCGCCGACCAGGCCGGCCGCCTCAAGGCGCTCATCACCGGGTCGCTCACCAAGGACGCCTTCGACGACGCCGACTTCGTCATCGAGGCGGTGTTCGAGGAGATGTCGGTCAAGCAGAAGGTGTTCGCCGAGCTGGAGGAGCACGTCTCACCCGACTGCGTGCTCGCGACGAACACCTCGTCGCTGTCGGTGACGGAGATGGCGTCGAAGCTGAAGCACCCGGAGCGGGTGGTCGGCTTCCACTTCTTCAACCCGGTCGCCGTGCTCCCGCTGCTGGAGATCGTCCGGGGCGACCGGACGGACGACGCCGCGCTCGCCACCGCGTTCGCGACGGGCAAGCGGCTCAAGAAGTCGTGCGTGCTGGTCAAGGACGCCCCGGCGTTCGTGGTCAACCGCGTCCTGCTGCGGCTGCTCGCCGAGATCGTCGAGACGGTCGACGAGGGCACCCCGATCGAGGTCGCCGAGCGGGCCGCCGCGCCGCTGGGGCTGCCGATGCCGCCGTTCGTCCTGATGGGGCTGGTCGGCCCGGCGATCGCGCTGCACGTCAACGAGACGCTGCACGCGGCGTTCCCGGACCGGTTCCCGCTCTCGGACAACCTCGCGAAGCTCGTCGCGTCCGGCAAGCCCGGCGTGTACCGGCCGGACTTCACGCTCGACCCCGAGGCCGTCGAGATCTTCGCGGGCGGCACGTCGCCGTCCACCGAGGAGCAGGTGCTCGCGCGGGCGCTGGACGCGCTGGCCGACGAGATCCGCATCATGCTGGACGAGGGGGTCGTCGCGGCGCCCGAGGACATCGACCTGTGCATGATCCTCGGCGCGGGCTGGCCCTTCCACCTCGGCGGCATCACCCCGTACCTGGACCGCGCGGGCGTCGCGGAGCGCGCCACCGGCCGCCGCTTCCTCGAGCCCGGCGTGGCCTCGCTCCCCCGGTAGCCGTACCGGCCGCGGGGTGCGGCCGAAGTGCCGCAAGAGGCGTCCCGAACCTGCTTCGGGACGCCTCTTTCCCGGCATTCGCCCATGTCACGGGCATCTCCTAGTTTCGGCTGATCATAATTCGCGTTCGAGCGGGCATAGCCCGCAGGACGGTCGGACCGCCCCGGGGAGCCGAACATGGAACTGCTGCGCAAGAAGTCGGTCGAGCAGTCGATCCGCGACACCGAGGACCCGGAGCACCGGCTCCGGCGGGGGCTGTCCGCCCTCGACCTGACGGTGTTCGGCGTCGGCGTCATCATCGGCACCGGCATCTTCGTGCTCACCGGCGTGGTCGCCCGCAACAACGCCGGTCCCGCGGTCGCGCTCTCGTTCATCCTCGCCGCCGTCGTCTGCGGGCTCGCCGCGCTCTGCTACGCCGAGTTCTCCTCGACCGTCCCGGTCGCGGGGTCCGCCTACACCTTCTCCTACGCGACCCTCGGCGAGTTCCCCGCGTGGATCATCGGCTGGGACCTCATCCTCGAGCTGACGCTCGCCGCCGCCGTCGTCTCGGTCGGCTGGTCGGGCTACTTCGCGTCGCTGCTGAGCGACATCGGCATCGACCTCCCCGCGTCGATCGCCGCGCCGCCGGGCGACGGCGGGGTGGTGAACATCCCGGCCATCGCGCTCGTCCTCGCGGTGACCGTGCTGCTCGTCCTCGGCATCAAGGTGTCCTCGCGGGTCAACGCCGTGATCGTCGCCATCAAAGTGACGATCGTGCTGCTGGTGATCTTCGCCGGGCTGTTCTTCATCAAGGGCGACAACTACTCGCCGTTCATCCCGCCCGCGCAGGAGACCGGCGAGGAATCCGGCGTGAACGCGCCGCTGATGCAGGTGATCTTCGGGTTCACCCCGGCCAACTTCGGCTGGCTCGGCATCTTCTCCGCCATCGCCGTCGTCTTCTTCGCCTACATCGGCTTCGACATCGTCGCCACCACCGCCGAGGAGGCCCGCCGCCCGCAGCGGGACCTGCCGATCGGGCTGATCGGCTCCCTGGTCATCACGGCCGTCCTGTACGCGGCCGTCTCCACCGTCGTCGTCGGCATGCAGGACTACCGGGAGCTGAACGAGGAGGCGCCGCTCTCGCACGCGTTCGAGGTCGTCGGCGCGGGCGCGTTCGCCACGATCATCAACGTCGGCGCGGTCATCGGGCTCACGTCCGTCGTCCTCATCCTGCTGCTCGGGCAGAGCCGCGTGTTCTTCTCGATGAGCCGCGACGGCCTGCTGCCCCCGTTCCTGTCCACCGTGCACCCGCGGCTGCGGACGCCGTACCGCTCGACGATCCTGATGGGCCTCATCGCCGCGGTCATCGCCGGGTTCATCCCGCTGACCGAACTCGCCGAGCTGGTCAACATCGGGACCCTGTTCGCGTTCCTCGTCGTCTCGCTGAGCGTCCCGATCCTGCGCCGCACCCGGCCCGACCTGCCGCGCGCGTTCCGCACGCCGTTCGTCCCGATCATCCCGATCCTGTCGGTGCTCGGCTGCCTGTTCGTGATGATCAACCTGCCGCTGGAGACCTGGTACCGGTTCCTCGCCTGGATGGCCATCGGCGTCCTCGTCTACTTCCTCTACGGGCGCCGGCACAGCCGCCTGGGCCCCGCCGGCGGCGGTCACCGCGCGAAGTCCGCCGAGTGACCTGTCTCACGGTGTCATCCAGTGAGACGATGTGCACAATGGCCCGCATGGCTTCTCCTGTGCTCGTCGCGGTGATCGGATCCGGCCCCGCGGGGATCTACGCTGCCGAGGCCCTGGTGAAACAGGCCGACGGCGACGTCCGGGTCGACGTGTTCGACCGGCTGCCGACCCCGTACGGGCTGGTCCGGTACGGGGTGGCGCCCGACCACACCTCGATCAAGTCGATCGCCGGCTACCTGCAGCGGGTGCTGGAGAACCCGGCCGTCCGGTTCTTCGGGTGCGTCGAGCTGGGCCGCGACGTCACCCGCGCCGACCTGCTCGGCTGCTACGACGCCGTCATCTACGCGACCGGCGCGATGGTCGACCGGCAGTTGCGGATCCCCGGCGAGGACCTGCCCGGCAGCGTCGCCGCCACCGACTTCGTCAACTGGTACTGCGGCCATCCCGACGCCGCCGACCACGAGTTCGACCTCTCCGTCGAGGAGGTCGCGGTCATCGGCGTCGGCAACGTCGCCGTCGACGTCGTCCGCATCCTCGCCAAGACGTCGGACGAACTGCGCTCGACCGACGTCCCCGAGCACGTCATCGAGGCCCTCTCCCGCAGCCGCGTCCGCCGCGTCCACATGATCGGCCGCCGGGGGCCCGCGCAGGCGAAGTTCACCACCAAGGAGGCCCGCGAGCTCGGCGACCTGGCGAACGCCGGGATCCACGTCGATCCCGCGGACATGGAACTCGACCCCGCGAGCGCCGAACTCGCCGAGAGCGACCGGAAGGTACGCGGCAACATCAAGGTCCTCGGCGCGTGGACCGCCGAACCGCCCGCGGACCGGCCCCGGCGGATCGACGTCCGGTTCTGGCGGGCGCCCGCCGAGATCCTCGGCACCGACCGGGTCGAGGGCCTCCGGCTCGAGCGGACCCACCTGGACGAGGACGGCCGCGTCACCGGCACCGGCGAGCACGAGACGCTCCCCGTCGGCATGGTGCTGCGCTCGGTCGGCTACCAGAGCGTCCCGCTGGAGGGCGTCCCGTTCGACGAGCGCTCCTTCGTCGTCCCCAACGAGGGCGGGCGGATCCTCGGCCCGGACGGCGCCCGGGTCCCCGGCGAGTACGTCACCGGCTGGATCAAGCGGGGCCCGACCGGCGTCGTCGGCACGAACAAGTCGGACGCCGCCGAGACCGTCCGCAACCTCCTCGCGGACCTGCCCGCCGACCGCCGGCCGCCGGAGCACACCGTGGAGGAGCTCCTCGAGTCGCGCGGGCTGCCCGTCGTCACCTACGCCGACTGGCTGAACCTGGACGCCGCCGAGATCGACCTCGGCCGCTCGCTGGACCGCGGCGAGCGCGTCAAACTCGGCCGCTGGGAGGCGATGACCGCGGCCTGCCGCAACAAACCGCCCGCCGGGTAGTGACGGGGGCGTGACCGGGACGCTACCGTGCCGCCTGTGACCGGCGGTCCAGAACTGTACGGGTTCCCCCCACCCGAGTCTGTGCCCGACCTGAGGTGGCTAGGTCCCGACTACGTGTCCGTACTCGTCCATGACCTGATAAGGGGGCTCCTCCGCCAGGATCCCCGCACGGCCGTCATGGGCGTCCGCTGCGAGGGCGCGCCCGACCTGCGTCCCGCGGTCGACCACGCGGGCGTCATCCGCGCCCACGACGCCTGCTTCCCGCTGCAGGTCTACGTCCAGGACGGCTTCGGGCGGCTGTGGATGCTGCGCGGCCGCTGGACGTACGCGGGCCGCGAGCTCGGCACCGCGGCGGCGTCCGTCCAGCACTTCTGGCAGCTCCTCGCCGCCGAAGGCGGGTGACGGCACCGCCGAAGGCGGGTGACGGCACCGCCGAAGGCGGGTGACGGCACCGCTGGGCCGAGCCCCGGCCCCGGCGGCCGGAGCGCGGCCCCGCGGCGCGTACGGCGCGGGGCCCGCGGGACCCGCCTTGCTTCCGGGCGGGCGTCAGTCGGTGGTGGGGGCGTGCTCGTGCTCCTCGAGGGAGGAGATGCGGGTCGCGGACTCGGTGATGTCGCGGGCGAGCGCCTGCGGCGTGAGGCCGATGTCGGCGAGGATCTCGCCGCGCGAGGAGTGGTCGAGGAACTCCTGCGGGATGCCGAACGTGCGGACGGGCACGTCCACCTCGGCGTCGCGCAGGAGGCGGGCTACGGCGTCGCCGACGGCGCCGGTGCGGCCGTTGTCCTCGGCGACGGCGACGAGCCGGTGCTCGCGGGCGAGGTCGAGCAGGGCCGGGTCGAGGGGCTTGACCCAGCGGGGGTCGACGACCGTGACGCCGATGCCCTGCGCGGCGATGAGGCTCGCGGCCTCCATCGCGGGCGTCGCCATCGCGCCGGCGGCGACGAGCAGGACGCGGGTGCCGTTGGAGCCGTCGTGGCGGGCGAGGACGTCCATGCCGCCGGCCTTGCCGATCGCCTCGATGTCGGCGGCGGCGGAGCCCTTGGGGTAGCGGATCGCGGTGGGGCCGTCGGAGACGGCGACGCACTCGCGCAGGAGTTCGCGCAGCCGGGCCCCGTCGCGGGGCACCGCCATCCGCAGTCCGGGCACGATCTGCAGGATCGACATGTCCCACATGCCGTTGTGGCTGGCGCCGTCGTCGCCGGTCACGCCGGAGCGGTCCAAGGCGAAGGTGACGGGCTGCCGGTGCAGGGCGGCGTCCATCAGGACCTGGTCGAACGCGCGGTTGAGGAACGTGGCGTACACGGCGACGACCGGGTGCATGCCGCCCATGGCGAGACCGGTCGCGGAGGTGACGGCGTGCTGCTCGGCGATCCCGACGTCGTAGACGCGGTCGGGGAACGCCTCGGCGAAGGCCCCGAGACCCGTCGGGTGCAGCATCGCGGCGGTGATGGCGACGATGTCGCGGCGCTCGCGACCGAGTTCGACCATCTCCTCGCCGAACACCTTGGTCCAGGCGGTGCCGCCGCCCTTGGGGAGGAACTTGCCGGTCTCGGGGTCGAACGCCCCGCCGCCGTGCATGCAGTCCTCGGTGTCGTTCTCGGCGGGCGCGTAGCCGCGGCCCTTGGTGGTCAGGCAGTGCACGATGACCGGGCGGCCGAAGCCGCGGGCGCGGCGCAGCGCCTTCTCGACGGCGTCCTCGTCGTGCCCGTCGATGGGGCCGACGTACTTCATGCCGAGGTCCTCGAACATGGCCTGCGGCTGCAGGACGTCCTTGAGGCCCTTCTTGATCCCGTGCAGCGTCTCGTAGGCCATGGTGCCGACGACGGGCGCGCGGGGGACGGTCTTCTTGATGAGGTCGAGGGCCTGCTCGTAGCCCTGCGTCACGCGCAGGTCGGCGAGGTGGCCGGCGAGGCCGCCGATGGTGGGCGAGTAGGACCGGCCGTTGTCGTTGACGACGATGATGACCGGCCGGTCGGCGGCGCCGGCGATGTTGTTGAGCGCCTCCCAGCACATGCCGCCGGTGAGGGCGCCGTCGCCGACGACGGCGACCACGGCGCGGTCGTCCTCGCCGCGGAGCTGGAACGCCTTGGCGAGCCCGTCGGCGTAGGACAGGACGGTGGAGGCGTGCGAGTTCTCGATGACGTCGTGCTCGGACTCGGCGTGGCTCGGGTAGCCCGACAGCCCGCCGCGCTTGCGCAGCAGGTCGAAGTCCTTCCGGCCGGTGAGCATCTTGTGGACGTAGGCCTGGTGGCCCGTGTCGAAGAGGATCTTGTCCTTGGGCGAGTCGAAGACCCGGTGCAGCGCGATCGTCAGCTCGACGACGCCGAGGTTCGGGCCGAGGTGACCGCCGGTCTTGGACACCGCGTGGACCAGGAACTCGCGGATCTCCTCCGCGAGGCGAGACAGCTGAGCGGCGTCCAGTCGCTTGAGGTCGTCGGGGTCCTTGATCGACTCCAGCAGGCTCACGCGATTCAACTCCTCATGGGGGACGACGGGCTCCCCTGGCTCGGGCCGTTCCGAGTCTAATCCCGGATCGATCGAGACGTGCCGGAGGGAGTCTCCCCCGCGGGTGCGAAACCGCTCACCTAAGGTGAGGTCACCGGGCCGAACGGCCTTTCCGGATGAGGCCGATGGGGTAGTAAGAGGCCATGCGCGAGGAAGAGATCGTACTGCTCAACGCGGACGACGAGGCCGTCGGGACGGCGCCGAAGGCCGCGAGCCACCATAGCGACACGCCCTACCACCTGGCTTTTTCATGCTATGTGGTGGACACGGAGGGTCGCGTGCTGATCACGCGGCGCGCCCTGTCGAAGCGGACGTTCCCGGGGGTGTGGACGGGCAGCTGCTGCGGGCATCCGGCCCCCGGCGAGAAGCTGCGGGACGCGGTGCTGCGGCGCCTGCGGGACGAACTGGGCATCGAGGGCGCGGCGCTCACGCCCGTCCTGCCGGGGTTCCGGTACCGGGCGGTCGCCGAGGACGGGACGGTCGAGCACGAGCGGTGCCCGGTGGTGCGGGCGACGGTCGCGCCGGGCGTGGCCGTCGCGCGCAACCCGGAGGAGGTCGAGGACGCGGAGTGGTGGCCGTGGGAGCGCTGCCTGGAGCTGACCGGGCGGCCGGACTCCTCGCTCTGGTACCGGCTGCAGCTGGCCGAGCTGGCGCCGCTGGGCGCGCCGCTCGACTGGCCGGACGCGGGCGCGGCGGGCCTGCCGCCAGCCGTCGGCTGGTAGCCCGCCCGGCACCCGCGGCGGACCGATGTAACCGCTGGGTCACTGTTCCGTACGGGTGTTGACGGTCTTGATCACCGAGCAGACGCTTGTTTTTTCGGGCGACCGAAGGGACGGGCGATGTTCGGACGCACTCGCAGGAACGCCGCCGGCCGGGGCCGGACGACGTCGTTCGCCGCGGCCGCGCTGGCCGGCGTGCTGGCCCTCGCGGGCTGCGGCGGCGACGGCGGCTCGGACGACAGCTCCGAGGTCGAGGTCTTCTCGTGGTGGACGGGCCCCGGCGAGGCCGAGGGGCTGACCGCGCTGCAGGCCCTGTTCGAGAAGCAGAACCCGGGGACGACGTTCGTCAACGCGGCCATCGCCGGCGGGTCGGGCACCCAGGCCAAGGCGGTCCTCGC
Proteins encoded in this region:
- a CDS encoding FAD-dependent oxidoreductase; translated protein: MASPVLVAVIGSGPAGIYAAEALVKQADGDVRVDVFDRLPTPYGLVRYGVAPDHTSIKSIAGYLQRVLENPAVRFFGCVELGRDVTRADLLGCYDAVIYATGAMVDRQLRIPGEDLPGSVAATDFVNWYCGHPDAADHEFDLSVEEVAVIGVGNVAVDVVRILAKTSDELRSTDVPEHVIEALSRSRVRRVHMIGRRGPAQAKFTTKEARELGDLANAGIHVDPADMELDPASAELAESDRKVRGNIKVLGAWTAEPPADRPRRIDVRFWRAPAEILGTDRVEGLRLERTHLDEDGRVTGTGEHETLPVGMVLRSVGYQSVPLEGVPFDERSFVVPNEGGRILGPDGARVPGEYVTGWIKRGPTGVVGTNKSDAAETVRNLLADLPADRRPPEHTVEELLESRGLPVVTYADWLNLDAAEIDLGRSLDRGERVKLGRWEAMTAACRNKPPAG
- a CDS encoding thiolase family protein; this encodes MPRTARDVVFVDGVRTPFGKAGPKGLYAETRADDMVVRAIRELLRRNPSLPPERVDEVAIAATTQTGDQGLTIGRSAAVLAGLPKSVPGYAIDRMCAGAMTAVTTSGAGISFGSYDVAIAGGVEHMGRHPMGEGVDPNPRFLADRLVDPSALVMGSTAENLHDRYPGITRERADAYAVRSQRKTAAAYEAGKIQPDLVPTAVRSAERGWGLATADEPPRPGTTVDDLAKLKTPFRVHGNVTAGNAAGLNDGATACLLAAEDVARELGLTPRMRLVDFSFAGVEPEVMGVGPVPATERLLARNAMTMDDIGLIEINEAFAVQVLAFLDHFKIAEDDARVNPWGGAIAVGHPLASSGVRLMNQLARLFGERTDVRYGLTTMCVGMGMGGTVLWENTGWEGAK
- a CDS encoding amino acid permease translates to MELLRKKSVEQSIRDTEDPEHRLRRGLSALDLTVFGVGVIIGTGIFVLTGVVARNNAGPAVALSFILAAVVCGLAALCYAEFSSTVPVAGSAYTFSYATLGEFPAWIIGWDLILELTLAAAVVSVGWSGYFASLLSDIGIDLPASIAAPPGDGGVVNIPAIALVLAVTVLLVLGIKVSSRVNAVIVAIKVTIVLLVIFAGLFFIKGDNYSPFIPPAQETGEESGVNAPLMQVIFGFTPANFGWLGIFSAIAVVFFAYIGFDIVATTAEEARRPQRDLPIGLIGSLVITAVLYAAVSTVVVGMQDYRELNEEAPLSHAFEVVGAGAFATIINVGAVIGLTSVVLILLLGQSRVFFSMSRDGLLPPFLSTVHPRLRTPYRSTILMGLIAAVIAGFIPLTELAELVNIGTLFAFLVVSLSVPILRRTRPDLPRAFRTPFVPIIPILSVLGCLFVMINLPLETWYRFLAWMAIGVLVYFLYGRRHSRLGPAGGGHRAKSAE
- the dxs gene encoding 1-deoxy-D-xylulose-5-phosphate synthase, giving the protein MSLLESIKDPDDLKRLDAAQLSRLAEEIREFLVHAVSKTGGHLGPNLGVVELTIALHRVFDSPKDKILFDTGHQAYVHKMLTGRKDFDLLRKRGGLSGYPSHAESEHDVIENSHASTVLSYADGLAKAFQLRGEDDRAVVAVVGDGALTGGMCWEALNNIAGAADRPVIIVVNDNGRSYSPTIGGLAGHLADLRVTQGYEQALDLIKKTVPRAPVVGTMAYETLHGIKKGLKDVLQPQAMFEDLGMKYVGPIDGHDEDAVEKALRRARGFGRPVIVHCLTTKGRGYAPAENDTEDCMHGGGAFDPETGKFLPKGGGTAWTKVFGEEMVELGRERRDIVAITAAMLHPTGLGAFAEAFPDRVYDVGIAEQHAVTSATGLAMGGMHPVVAVYATFLNRAFDQVLMDAALHRQPVTFALDRSGVTGDDGASHNGMWDMSILQIVPGLRMAVPRDGARLRELLRECVAVSDGPTAIRYPKGSAAADIEAIGKAGGMDVLARHDGSNGTRVLLVAAGAMATPAMEAASLIAAQGIGVTVVDPRWVKPLDPALLDLAREHRLVAVAEDNGRTGAVGDAVARLLRDAEVDVPVRTFGIPQEFLDHSSRGEILADIGLTPQALARDITESATRISSLEEHEHAPTTD
- a CDS encoding 3-hydroxyacyl-CoA dehydrogenase NAD-binding domain-containing protein — its product is MSASIKDIFKDEAVTSARVRDVTLPYGAGTLALITLDNGHDHTKPNTFGPNGLAELDAALDAVAGRDDIAAVGVTGKPFVFAVGADLKGVPLIRDRADARAIGKLGHDVFRRLGELDVPSFAYYNGAAMGGGVEVGLHCTYRTISAGVPAFALPEAFLGLVPGWGGTYLLPNLIGAEKALKVVIDNPLAQNRMLKARQAFEMGIADAIFDSADFLEESLAWTARVLNGDVVVERPAVDTGKAWDDAIAGARWNLDAKLHGAAPSFTRALDLVAAAKDRTRDEGFAAEDEALADLIMSDELRAGLYAFDLTQKRAKRPAGAPGKDLAREVTKVGVVGAGLMAAQLALLFARRLEVPVVLTDLDRERLDKGVGHAHAEIDKLLGKGRVSADQAGRLKALITGSLTKDAFDDADFVIEAVFEEMSVKQKVFAELEEHVSPDCVLATNTSSLSVTEMASKLKHPERVVGFHFFNPVAVLPLLEIVRGDRTDDAALATAFATGKRLKKSCVLVKDAPAFVVNRVLLRLLAEIVETVDEGTPIEVAERAAAPLGLPMPPFVLMGLVGPAIALHVNETLHAAFPDRFPLSDNLAKLVASGKPGVYRPDFTLDPEAVEIFAGGTSPSTEEQVLARALDALADEIRIMLDEGVVAAPEDIDLCMILGAGWPFHLGGITPYLDRAGVAERATGRRFLEPGVASLPR
- the idi gene encoding isopentenyl-diphosphate Delta-isomerase, whose product is MREEEIVLLNADDEAVGTAPKAASHHSDTPYHLAFSCYVVDTEGRVLITRRALSKRTFPGVWTGSCCGHPAPGEKLRDAVLRRLRDELGIEGAALTPVLPGFRYRAVAEDGTVEHERCPVVRATVAPGVAVARNPEEVEDAEWWPWERCLELTGRPDSSLWYRLQLAELAPLGAPLDWPDAGAAGLPPAVGW